A window of the Euwallacea fornicatus isolate EFF26 chromosome 15, ASM4011564v1, whole genome shotgun sequence genome harbors these coding sequences:
- the Reph gene encoding uncharacterized protein Reph — MLKFLTHKLKTHSINEENHNQKGDEDHDSGTESDEDLDPVDLPPSIVTDRMCSVSPADTGCSMESPAPDPHDPHSSEEELEGINCNPKCEKTTSRPLRAASVGLAEKRKWSQVGDNYKYRPENEENMSHYSNLSPPSSCSPYLKSYGEGGHVIEHSGSSDDEVHNLLASRATPVRFRTSPPLEAVKPGRRTVLKKASPPSKLVHYEVSPRKRSRHVRHSHLQRPYLDFEKMQQLKARSATAWRPSDEHTGELSVFCW, encoded by the exons ATGCTAAAATTTCTCACGCACAAACTCAAAACTCATTCAATAAACGAGGAAAACCATAATCAAAAG GGAGATGAAGATCATGACTCAGGAACCGAAAGTGATGAGGACTTGGATCCTGTGGACCTACCTCCATCTA TCGTGACCGACAGGATGTGCAGCGTCTCCCCCGCAGACACCGGCTGTTCTATGGAAAGTCCAGCTCCTGATCCCCACGATCCGCATTCATCCGAAGAAGAGCTCGAGGGGATCAATTGCAACCCCAAATGCGAAAAAACAACTTCTAGGCCTCTCAGAGCAGCATCTGTGGGCTTGGCGGAAAAACGAAAGTGGTCTCAGGTCGGAGATAATTACAA GTATCGACCTGAGAACGAGGAGAATATGTCGCACTATAGCAATCTTAGTCCTCCATCTTCCTGTTCGCCATATTTGAAGAGTTATGGGGAAGGTGGTCACGTGATAGAACATTCCGGATCTTCTGATGATGAG GTCCATAATCTGTTAGCAAGTAGAGCAACCCCAGTGAGATTTCGAACCTCCCCACCCCTTGAGGCTGTGAAACCAGGAAGGAGGACTGTGTTGAAAAAAGCCAGTCCTCCATCGAAATTAGTGCATTACGAAGTTTCCCCTAGGAAAAGGTCCAGGCACGTGAGGCATTCGCATTTGCAGAGGCCGTAtttggattttgaaaaaatgcagcAG TTGAAAGCTCGGTCGGCGACAGCTTGGAGACCGTCTGACGAGCACACGGGCGAACTTTCAGTCTTCTGTTGGTGA
- the RnrL gene encoding ribonucleoside-diphosphate reductase large subunit has translation MVPKPVQKMYVIKRGGKEEEVHLDKITSRIQKLCYGLNKDFVDPLAITLKVINGLYPGVTTVELDTLAAETAATMTIDHPDYAILAARIAVSNLHKETKKHFSEVVSDLYHMINEKTKRPTPMISEKHYNIIMKNADQLNSHIIYDRDFSYNYFGFKTLERSYLLKINGKIVERPQHMLMRVSVGIHGEDIDAAIETYNYLSEKYFTHASPTLFNAATPRPQLSSCFLLMMPDDSIEGIYKCLTQCAFISKSAGGIGVNVHNIRSKGTYIAGTNGISNGLVPMLRVFNATAKYVDQGGNKRPGAFAIYLEPWHADVFEFLNLRKNTGKEELRARDLFYALWIPDLFMKRVESNGVWSLMCPHESPGLSDCYAEKFEELYEKYEKDKRFVRQVPAQDLWRAIIASQVETGTPYMLYKDACNKKSNQKNLGVIKSSNLCTEVLEYSSPDEIAVCNLASIAVNMFVSSDRKSFDFERLKQVTKVVTRNLDKIIDVNFYPVPETYTSNMRHRPIGIGIQGLADAFFLMHMPFDSSEAALLNKQIFETLYYGALEASCELSEKLGKYSSYEGSPVSQGILQYDMWNVTPSPLWDWDILKAKIAKHGLRNSLLIAPMPTASTAQILGNNESIEPYTTNIYTRRVLSGEFQVVNHHLLKDLTERGLWDDVMKNQILANHGSIQNIPGIPNDLKAIYKTVWEISQKVILDMAADRGAFIDQSQSLNIHIEKPSYGVLSSMHFYGWKKGLKTGMYYLRTKPAANPIQFTVDKSKLLVKNDGSKAESKNGFTDENKVDKLANSEEENMASLVCSLNNPEGCEVCSA, from the exons ATGGTGCCGAAGCCGGTCCAAAAGATGTATGTTATTAAAAGAG GGGGAAAAGAGGAAGAAGTTCATTTGGATAAAATCACCTCCAGAATACAGAAGCTGTGTTATGGgttaaataaagattttgtCGATCCG CTGGCCATTACGTTGAAAGTTATCAATGGTCTCTATCCTGGGGTTACCACAGTGGAACTGGATACATTAGCTGCTGAAACAGCAGCTACCATGACCATCGACCATCCAGATTATGCCATTCTCGCAGCCAGAATTGCTGTCTCAAATCTACATAAGGAAACCAAGAAGCATTTTAGTG AGGTTGTGTCTGATTTATATCACATGATTAATGAGAAGACCAAACGCCCAACTCCTATGATATCAGAAAAGCATTACAAcattataatgaaaaatgctGATCAGTTAAACTCTCATATTATTTATGACAGggatttttcttataattattttgggtTCAAGACTCTAGAGAGATCTTACTTGTtgaaaatcaatggaaaaattgttgaGAGACCTCAGCACATGTTGATGAGAGTATCTGTAG GGATTCATGGTGAAGATATTGATGCAGCAATAGAAACTTACAACTATCTCTCTGAGAAATATTTCACTCATGCAAGTCCCACTCTTTTCAATGCTGCAACTCCAAGGCCTCAACTCTCATCATGCTTTTTATTAATGATGCCTGATGACAGCATTGAGGGCATTTATAAGTGCCTCACTCAATGTGCTTTTATATCGAAGAGTGCTGGAGGAATTGGTGTCAATGTTCACAATATCAGATCCAAAG GAACATATATTGCTGGGACAAATGGTATTTCCAACGGCCTTGTGCCAATGCTCAGAGTTTTTAATGCAACTGCAAAATATGTGGATCAAGGTGGTAATAAGAGACCTGGGGCATTTGCCATTTACCTTGAGCCATGGCATGCAGATGtgtttgagtttttgaatCTTAGAAAAAATACAGGAAAAGAGGAATTAAGAGCTAGAGACTTGTTTTATGCATTATGGATTCCAGACTTGTTTATGAAGAGAGTAGAATCAAATGGAGTTTGGTCTTTAATGTGTCCCCACGAGTCTCCAGGTTTGTCTGACTGTTATGCAGAGAAATTTGAGGAGCTGTATGAGAAATATGAGAAGGATAAGCGTTTTGTTAG gCAGGTGCCAGCTCAGGATTTATGGCGAGCAATTATAGCCTCTCAGGTGGAAACTGGAACTCCCTATATGCTTTATAAAGACGCctgtaataaaaaatcgaaCCAAAAGAATTTGGGTGTAATTAAAAGCAGTAACTTGTGCACAGAAGTTTTGGAATACTCTTCACCTGATGAAATAGCAGTGTGCAATCTGGCCTCAATTGCAGTTAACATGTTTGTTTCCTCAGATAGGAAGAGCTTTGATTTTGAGAGACTGAAACAGGTTACCAAAGTGGTAACGAGGAATTTAGATAAGATTATTGATGTTAATTTTTACCCTGTTCCTGAGACTTACACATCCAATATGAGGCACAGACCAATTGGAATTGGAATTCAAg gtTTGGCTGACGCGTTCTTCCTCATGCACATGCCCTTTGATAGTTCTGAAGCAGCGCtcttaaataaacaaatatttgaaactttgtatTACGGGGCTTTAGAGGCAAGCTGCGAGTTAAGCGAAAAACTAGGCAAATATTCCAGTTATGAAGGTTCACCAGTAAGTCAAGGAATTCTTCAATATGACATGTGGAATGTAACGCCTTCACCTTTATGGGATTGGGACATTTTAAAAGCGAAAATTGCCAAACATGGATTGCGAAATTCTCTACTAATAGCTCCAATGCCTACTGCCTCTACTGCCCAAATTTTGGGAAACAATGAAAGTATTGAGCCTTATACCACTAATATTTATACAAGAAGGGTTTTGTCCGGGGAATTTCAAGTGGTAAATCATCATTTACTTAAAGATTTGACCGAGCGTGGTTTATGGGATGATGTTATGAAGAATCAGATTCTGGCTAATCACGGCTCTATTCAGAACATCCCTGGGATCCCCAACGATTTGAAAGCAATCTACAAAACGGTATGggaaatatcacaaaaagtgATATTGGACATGGCGGCCGATAGAGGCGCTTTTATCGATCAAAGTCAAAGCTTAAATATCCACATAGAGAAGCCCAGCTATGGAGTTTTGTCTTCCATGCACTTTTACGGCTGGAAGAAGGGTCTAAAGACGGGAATGTACTATTTGAGAACCAAGCCGGCGGCTAATCCCATTCAATTTACCGTTGACAAATCAAAATTGCTGGTTAAAAATGATGGTTCCAAGGCGGAGAGTAAGAACGGTTTTACCGATGAGAATAAAGTAGATAAATTGGCCAATAGCGAAGAGGAAAATATGGCTTCATTGGTGTGTTCCTTGAACAATCCTGAGGGATGTGAGGTATGCAGTGCCTAA